In a single window of the Arachis hypogaea cultivar Tifrunner chromosome 6, arahy.Tifrunner.gnm2.J5K5, whole genome shotgun sequence genome:
- the LOC112756102 gene encoding probable WRKY transcription factor 7, whose amino-acid sequence MAVEFISGYDCGGDGDHSFVSNNDATTAAAVGEAACGGIESVEKLMDMISEQKHEENDDYSSLEKEEFAGVAVSILDNNKPRTRLLGHARFRRAPSSTTLLPNNLQLQQMDHEKETINATRFFELSKEKDGFSPQQRSKEEQVSSSAFKLYCPISILPPLPQRKRNNNYHDYPSRFSHNQKNNNVEANNGSSTSIDFSTTNSCTYLSTLTNNIDDDHGFQIQRVSLNKGSSSSYMQKPPLSNSSLNKRKCNSLDNNVQSSSSKCHCYKKRKSKLKRVIRVAAISSKTADIPSDDFSWRKYGQKPIKGSPHPRGYYKCTSVRGCPARKHVERAVDDPNMLVVTYEGEHNHTLTHDDYANDAVILQSS is encoded by the exons atggcTGTGGAGTTTATAAGCGGTTATGATTGTGGTGGTGATGGTGATCATAGTTTTGTCAGTAACAACGACGCAACGACGGCGGCGGCGGTGGGAGAAGCAGCTTGTGGTGGCATTGAGAGTGTTGAGAAGCTCATGGACATGATTTCAGAacaaaaacatgaagaaaatgatgattattCATCACTTGAAAAAGAAGAATTTGCAGGTGTTGCTGTTTCAATTCTTGACAACAACAAACCAAGAACAAGATTATTGGGCCATGCTCGTTTCAGAAGAGCTCCATCATCAACTACTCTTCTTCCTAATAATCTTCAATTGCAGCAAATG gaTCATGAAAAAGAAACAATCAATGCAACAAGATTTTTTGAATTATCCAAAGAAAAAGATGGTTTTTCTCCACAACAAAGAAGTAAGGAGGAGCAAGTTTCTTCTTCTGCTTTCAAGCTTTATTGTCCTATATCAATTCTTCCTCCTCTGCCTCAAAGGAAGAGAAACAATAATTACCATGATTACCCTTCAAGATTTTCCCATAATCAAAAGAACAATAATGTTGAAGCAAACAATGGCTCTTCTACAAGCATTGACTTTTCTACAACAAACTCTTGTACTTACTTGTCAACGTTGACTAATAATATTGATGATGATCATGGCTTCCAAATTCAAAGGGTGTCTCTTAATaagggttcttcttcttcttatatgCAAAAACCACCCTTATCCAATTCATCTTTGAATAAGAGGAAGTGCAATTCATTGGATAATAATGTTCAATCCTCCTCTTCAAAGTGCCATTGCTATAAGAAAAG GAAATCGAAGTTGAAGAGAGTGATTAGAGTGGCAGCAATTAGTTCAAAGACTGCAGATATTCCATCAGATGATTTCTCTTGGAGAAAATATGGTCAGAAACCTATTAAGGGCTCTCCTCACCCTAG AGGTTATTACAAATGTACGAGCGTGAGAGGATGCCCTGCACGTAAACACGTGGAGCGTGCAGTAGACGATCCAAACATGCTTGTTGTAACTTATGAAGGAGAACACAATCACACAttaacacatgatgattatgctAATGATGCTGTTATCCTCCAATCATCTTAA
- the LOC112756103 gene encoding uncharacterized protein At4g06744-like, whose protein sequence is MMSIHSQKFSTSRTLYNLLLLMSLLSIIHTSALHNTKNKGHGNKSVAKSVPIVAASSPISPPLVFADQRLQLVYPVIQKFKSTVTLDPLGVTKTWVGSDICSYKGFYCDTPPYNSSAVALASIDFNGFQLVAPTLDGFIDQLPDIALFHANTNNFSGTITPQISKLPYLYELDLSNNQLSGPFPLAVLGMETLTFLDIRFNLFSGAVPPQIFTQNLQVLFINNNIFNQSLPDNLGSTHILLLTLANNKFNGPIPTSLPKALATLTEVLLLNNQLTGCLPYEIGYLQEATVFDVGNNQLTGPLPLSLSCLEKVEVLNFGGNLLYGMVPEVVCASLMGNLVNFSLSDNYFNAVGPICRVLIERGVLDVTKNCIPDLPFQRSILECAQFFAQPRMCPLMWYHSFIPCKLHFHNTPLSSIP, encoded by the coding sequence ATGATGAGTATCCACTCACAAAAATTCTCAACCTCAAGAACTTTGTACAATCTCTTATTGTTAATGTCCCTTCTTTCTATTATCCACACATCAGCACTACACAACACAAAAAACAAAGGCCACGGAAACAAAAGTGTTGCCAAATCAGTTCCAATTGTAGCAGCATCATCTCCAATTTCTCCACCTCTAGTGTTTGCAGATCAAAGGCTTCAATTAGTGTATCCAGTGATCCAAAAATTCAAGTCCACCGTAACCTTAGATCCCTTAGGAGTTACAAAAACTTGGGTAGGTTCAGATATTTGTAGCTACAAAGGTTTCTATTGTGACACTCCACCATACAATAGTTCAGCCGTTGCCTTAGCCTCAATTGATTTCAACGGTTTTCAACTTGTTGCACCTACCCTTGATGGATTCATAGATCAATTACCTGATATTGCTCTGTTCCATGCAAATACCAACAATTTTAGTGGAACAATCACACCCCAGATTTCAAAATTACCTTATCTTTATGAGCTTGATCTTAGTAACAATCAATTATCAGGTCCATTTCCTCTGGCTGTTCTGGGAATGGAAACGTTAACGTTTTTGGACATTAGGTTCAATTTGTTCTCTGGGGCAGTTCCACCACAGATTTTCACACAGAATCTTCAAGTTTTGTTCATCAACAACAACATATTTAATCAGAGTTTGCCTGATAACTTAGGATCCACTCATATTTTGTTGCTAACCTTAGCAAACAACAAGTTCAATGGTCCAATTCCAACAAGTCTTCCAAAGGCTTTAGCCACACTCACTGAAGTGTTGCTATTGAACAACCAGCTAACAGGTTGTTTGCCTTATGAGATTGGTTACCTTCAAGAGGCAACGGTTTTTGACGTTGGGAATAACCAATTGACAGGTCCGTTGCCATTGTCATTGAGTTGTCTTGAGAAGGTTGAGGTTCTGAATTTTGGTGGGAATTTGTTGTATGGTATGGTGCCTGAAGTTGTGTGTGCAAGTTTGATGGGCAATTTGGTAAATTTCTCACTTTCAGATAACTATTTCAATGCTGTGGGACCCATTTGTAGGGTTTTGATTGAGAGAGGAGTTCTTGATGTTACAAAGAATTGCATTCCTGATCTTCCATTCCAGAGATCAATTCTTGAGTGTGCTCAATTCTTTGCACAACCAAGGATGTGTCCATTGATGTGGTATCATAGTTTCATCCCTTGCAAGCTTCATTTTCATAACACTCCACTTTCTTCTATACCCTAG